A window of Bacteroidota bacterium contains these coding sequences:
- a CDS encoding methyltransferase domain-containing protein, translating to MDFSVRSAEKELLDGDNIPLADLVQNLKELDFINTYLGGFNITLSGLSKLIKDKTKIYHIADIGCGGGDNLIAIAKWANKNNIKVQLTGIDMKNEAIGYAIKNCSKYPNIHFITSDYKLTQFKEPVDVIVSSLFCHHLNEQELVDCMVWMNQYAQVGFLINDLHRNKIAYYSIKWLTAVFSKSYLVKNDAAVSVSRGFIKSELEKLLFESGIKNYSIKWKWAFRYLILAKKSI from the coding sequence ATGGATTTCTCTGTGCGCTCTGCCGAAAAGGAATTATTAGATGGGGATAATATTCCACTTGCGGATTTGGTGCAAAATTTAAAGGAACTTGACTTTATCAATACTTATTTAGGTGGCTTTAATATCACTCTTTCCGGCCTTTCCAAATTGATTAAAGATAAAACTAAAATTTATCATATTGCAGATATTGGCTGCGGTGGGGGAGATAATTTAATTGCCATAGCCAAATGGGCAAATAAAAATAATATCAAGGTGCAGCTTACCGGTATTGATATGAAAAATGAGGCTATTGGCTACGCCATCAAAAATTGTTCGAAGTATCCAAACATTCATTTTATAACTAGCGACTATAAGTTAACACAATTTAAGGAGCCGGTTGATGTAATAGTTTCATCACTTTTTTGTCATCATTTAAATGAACAAGAATTGGTTGATTGCATGGTTTGGATGAACCAATACGCACAGGTTGGTTTTCTTATTAATGATTTACATCGTAATAAAATAGCTTATTACAGCATCAAATGGCTTACCGCGGTATTTTCAAAATCGTATTTGGTAAAGAATGATGCAGCTGTTTCAGTAAGTCGAGGATTTATTAAAAGTGAACTTGAAAAATTGCTTTTCGAATCAGGAATTAAAAACTATTCCATTAAGTGGAAATGGGCGTTTAGATATTTGATACTTGCAAAAAAATCAATTTAA
- a CDS encoding type III polyketide synthase: MSVIFSISTAVPEFKHKQMDIFQFMKEVYHVSENEERSLKILYERSGIESRYSTIADYSLPPYKRTFYPTTQDLEPFPKLEERMEYFNHKALELSLEAIQKCMGSDTQASDITDLITVTCTGISAPGLDILVMEALKLNSTINRTSVNFMGCYAAIHAMKQADAICKINPHAVVLVMCVELCTLHFQKEFDKDNIGANLLFADGASALLVTGEGQERIRNRNCLHIRDFYSEISLSGKSDMAWQIGGKGFLMTLSSYIPELIKVGIKSLVHNALLKLKLDTGQIKHWAIHPGGRKILEVIQNELQLSPSDLGASYLILKEYGNMSSPTILFVLNEIWERRVDWNGAQELIFGAGFGPGLTMETFVLEGTNNSNFKEQ; encoded by the coding sequence ATGAGTGTAATTTTTTCTATATCGACTGCGGTTCCGGAGTTTAAGCACAAGCAAATGGATATTTTTCAGTTTATGAAAGAGGTCTATCATGTGTCAGAAAATGAGGAACGTTCCTTGAAGATTTTGTATGAACGCAGCGGAATTGAATCTCGTTATTCTACCATTGCGGATTATTCACTACCCCCGTATAAACGCACTTTTTACCCTACTACGCAAGATTTGGAGCCCTTTCCAAAGTTAGAAGAGCGCATGGAGTATTTCAATCACAAAGCACTGGAGCTGAGTTTGGAAGCCATTCAAAAATGCATGGGAAGCGATACACAAGCTTCAGATATTACCGATTTAATAACAGTAACCTGCACCGGTATTTCAGCTCCAGGTTTGGATATTTTAGTAATGGAAGCCTTAAAATTAAATAGCACAATTAACCGTACTTCTGTGAATTTTATGGGATGCTATGCTGCAATACATGCAATGAAGCAAGCGGATGCGATTTGCAAAATAAATCCACATGCTGTTGTTTTGGTGATGTGTGTGGAACTTTGCACCTTGCATTTTCAAAAAGAATTCGACAAAGACAATATTGGCGCAAATCTTCTTTTTGCCGATGGTGCTTCTGCACTGCTAGTTACCGGTGAAGGCCAGGAAAGAATTAGAAATAGAAATTGTTTGCATATCCGTGATTTTTATTCCGAAATATCCTTGTCAGGAAAATCAGATATGGCATGGCAAATAGGAGGGAAAGGATTTTTAATGACCTTAAGTTCCTATATTCCTGAATTAATTAAAGTAGGTATAAAATCCCTTGTACATAATGCCTTACTAAAGCTAAAATTAGATACAGGTCAAATTAAGCATTGGGCAATTCATCCGGGTGGTAGAAAAATTTTGGAGGTAATTCAAAATGAACTTCAGCTATCACCAAGTGACTTGGGTGCTTCTTATTTGATTTTGAAAGAGTATGGAAACATGTCATCTCCAACAATTCTTTTTGTACTTAATGAAATTTGGGAGCGCAGAGTGGATTGGAACGGAGCGCAAGAATTAATTTTTGGTGCAGGTTTTGGTCCCGGCCTAACGATGGAGACATTTGTCTTGGAAGGCACAAATAACAGTAATTTTAAGGAACAATAA
- a CDS encoding UbiA prenyltransferase family protein: protein MPVYFFALSQCENVNKINAGLIFVILHLFIYPASNGYNSYQDKDEGSIGGLKHPPQATKDLFYLSFVFDCIGLALSLFIGFPFLIGILAYMLVSRAYSSKVIRLKKYPILGFLAVFIFQGAVSFLNIYCGISGDGYKETLNSALLYPIIASSFLIGGVYPLTQIYQYKQDAASGDTTISMLLGYKGTFVFCALMFGCANGILWMYFNKLEHTSSFFVLQFFLIPVIAFFLKWMLQVFKDTANATFESTMRMNMIASLMMNACFVVLYLQKI, encoded by the coding sequence ATGCCGGTATATTTTTTTGCTTTGAGTCAATGTGAAAATGTAAACAAAATAAATGCGGGGTTAATTTTTGTTATACTTCATCTCTTTATATATCCGGCTAGTAACGGATACAACAGCTATCAAGATAAGGACGAAGGAAGCATTGGGGGTTTGAAGCATCCTCCCCAAGCAACTAAAGATTTATTTTACCTCAGCTTTGTTTTTGATTGCATAGGACTTGCATTAAGTTTATTTATTGGCTTTCCTTTTTTGATTGGAATCCTTGCCTATATGTTAGTTTCCAGAGCTTACAGTTCTAAAGTTATTCGCTTAAAAAAATATCCCATACTTGGATTTTTGGCTGTATTTATTTTCCAAGGTGCTGTTTCCTTCCTAAATATTTATTGTGGAATAAGTGGTGATGGATATAAGGAAACACTGAATTCAGCACTTTTGTATCCAATTATTGCAAGTTCGTTTTTAATTGGGGGAGTGTATCCGCTTACTCAAATTTATCAGTATAAACAAGATGCTGCCAGCGGAGATACAACAATAAGTATGCTTTTGGGATATAAAGGAACTTTTGTTTTTTGTGCATTAATGTTTGGATGTGCTAACGGAATTTTATGGATGTATTTTAATAAGTTGGAGCATACTAGTTCATTTTTTGTATTGCAATTTTTTTTAATTCCTGTTATTGCATTTTTTTTGAAGTGGATGCTTCAGGTATTTAAAGATACTGCAAATGCTACGTTTGAAAGCACTATGCGCATGAATATGATTGCTTCATTAATGATGAATGCCTGTTTTGTAGTTTTATATTTACAAAAAATATGA
- a CDS encoding Crp/Fnr family transcriptional regulator: MESEVVYWYLRNHNLFDQMTEQEYLDLCVISGYKTAKKNELIYMTQESVKRLYFLKKGVVKIAVINEDGAEITKDVMQEGDIFGEIASSERRTENREFAKAISDEVSICSFKLEDFERLLEKNPNLSLRYTRKVGDKFKAMETRFSNLIFKDVRARLIDFLKDTAKQSGIKKGNELVINNYLTHQDIASIIGASRQTVTSLLNEMEKQNCITYTRNEIIIQDLTKLN, encoded by the coding sequence ATGGAGAGTGAAGTAGTTTATTGGTACTTGCGAAATCATAATTTGTTTGATCAGATGACAGAGCAAGAATATCTCGATTTGTGTGTGATTTCAGGCTATAAAACAGCTAAAAAAAATGAACTGATTTACATGACACAAGAATCAGTTAAGCGCTTGTATTTTTTAAAAAAGGGAGTAGTTAAGATAGCTGTAATAAATGAGGATGGAGCTGAAATTACTAAGGATGTCATGCAAGAAGGCGATATTTTTGGTGAAATTGCTTCAAGTGAAAGGAGAACCGAAAACAGAGAATTTGCGAAAGCTATCAGCGATGAGGTTTCTATTTGTTCCTTTAAATTGGAAGATTTTGAGCGATTACTTGAAAAAAATCCGAATCTCTCCTTACGGTATACTCGAAAAGTTGGCGATAAATTTAAAGCAATGGAAACACGCTTTTCCAATTTGATTTTTAAAGATGTACGTGCACGATTGATTGATTTTTTAAAAGATACGGCTAAGCAATCCGGTATAAAAAAGGGAAATGAATTGGTTATAAATAACTACCTCACACATCAGGATATTGCTAGTATAATTGGTGCTTCCCGACAAACTGTTACGAGCCTATTGAACGAAATGGAAAAACAAAATTGTATAACGTATACCCGAAACGAAATCATAATTCAAGATTTAACCAAACTTAATTAA
- the mazG gene encoding nucleoside triphosphate pyrophosphohydrolase: MNEKLIAFERLLKIMDELREQCPWDKKQTIESLRHLTIEETYELADAILDKDMPNIKKELGDILLHIVFYARIASETKAFDIADVINAVCDKLIHRHPHIYGDVKVADEKEVKENWEKLKMKEGNKSVLEGVPKSLPSLVKASRIQEKARAVGFDWENKNQVWEKVEEEIHEFRAEVNSNASQEKIESEFGDVLFSLINYARFLEINPENALEKTNKKFIKRFQYLEAEAGKSGKKLMDMTLAEMDIYWNEAKKL; encoded by the coding sequence ATGAACGAAAAATTAATAGCTTTTGAACGCCTGCTAAAGATAATGGATGAGTTGCGTGAGCAATGTCCTTGGGATAAAAAGCAAACCATTGAATCCTTGCGTCATTTAACCATCGAAGAAACCTATGAATTGGCAGATGCGATTTTGGATAAAGACATGCCCAACATTAAGAAGGAATTGGGCGACATATTATTACACATCGTATTTTATGCACGTATTGCAAGTGAAACCAAAGCATTTGACATTGCAGATGTGATAAATGCGGTTTGTGATAAACTCATTCATCGACACCCACATATTTATGGGGATGTGAAAGTTGCAGATGAAAAAGAAGTAAAAGAAAATTGGGAAAAACTCAAAATGAAAGAAGGAAATAAATCTGTATTGGAAGGTGTTCCTAAGTCCTTGCCCTCTTTAGTAAAAGCTTCTCGCATACAGGAAAAAGCACGTGCTGTGGGCTTTGATTGGGAAAATAAAAATCAGGTATGGGAAAAAGTCGAGGAAGAAATTCATGAATTTAGAGCAGAAGTAAATTCAAACGCATCGCAAGAGAAAATTGAAAGTGAATTTGGAGATGTTCTTTTTTCGCTTATTAACTATGCGCGCTTTTTGGAAATTAATCCTGAAAATGCATTGGAAAAAACGAATAAAAAATTTATCAAACGTTTTCAATACTTGGAAGCAGAAGCCGGAAAATCCGGAAAAAAATTGATGGATATGACGCTTGCGGAAATGGATATTTATTGGAACGAAGCAAAAAAATTATAA
- a CDS encoding DUF4442 domain-containing protein, whose amino-acid sequence MKINELLAKAATSKFNLWLLNFILLRNIPFNKPHRLKILSISKNSVEIKYPYLTANLNHLKGLHACGLATVSEYSTGLLLLNHLNPENYRLIMKSLNMEYHYQGKKSATALFVLDDAWIQKHVLEPLKTSDAVFVDCEVQVKDEDGNHLSTCKTQWQIKKWDKVRLKI is encoded by the coding sequence ATGAAAATTAACGAACTATTAGCAAAAGCAGCTACTTCAAAGTTCAATCTGTGGTTGTTAAATTTTATTTTGTTGCGCAACATTCCCTTCAATAAACCACATCGCTTAAAAATTTTAAGTATTTCAAAAAACAGTGTTGAAATTAAATATCCCTATTTAACAGCAAACCTTAATCATCTTAAAGGCCTTCATGCATGCGGTTTGGCTACCGTTTCGGAATACAGCACCGGATTGCTTTTGTTGAATCATCTGAATCCTGAAAACTATCGACTGATAATGAAATCGCTTAATATGGAATACCATTATCAAGGAAAAAAATCAGCAACAGCACTCTTTGTTTTGGATGATGCTTGGATTCAAAAACATGTTCTGGAGCCACTAAAAACGAGTGATGCAGTGTTCGTTGATTGCGAAGTGCAAGTAAAAGACGAGGATGGCAATCATCTCTCCACCTGTAAAACGCAATGGCAAATAAAAAAATGGGACAAAGTCCGCCTTAAAATTTAA
- a CDS encoding ATP-binding cassette domain-containing protein produces MISTSGITLQYGKRVLFEKVSINFTPGNCYGLIGANGAGKSTFLKILSGEIEAQQGNVIMTPGARLSFLNQNQHAFDEIEVQKTVIMGNRKLYDIIVEKEAIYAKADFSDKDGLRAAELESDFAEMNGWDAESDASDLLSGLGIKEELHFKLMKELSGSEKVRVLLAQAIFGNPDVLLLDEPTNNLDVETILWLENFLSEFKNTVIVVSHDRHFIDAVCTHIADIDYNQISVFTGNYTFWYESSQLILKQKQDANKKTEDKKKELESFVARFSANASKSRQATSRKKLLDKLVFEEIKPSSRRYPYINFKQKTETRNQIFEVKNLHKKIDGVELYKDFTFTIESGDKIAFISKEAFSVSTFFDIITGEQKQDSGEYRWGGTSSQSYFPKNNQHYFNVDMNLIDWLAQYSEEKDESWIRSFLGKMLFSGEDSLKKCKVLSGGEKVRCLIAKMMLDSANTLILDQPTNHLDLESITALNNSLIDFKGNILFASHDHQFTETLANRIIEIAPYGIIDKRMTYDEYITDEKIKQMREELYAVEA; encoded by the coding sequence ATGATTAGTACTAGCGGAATTACGCTGCAATACGGCAAGCGTGTGTTGTTCGAGAAGGTGAGCATTAATTTTACTCCCGGAAATTGTTACGGTTTAATTGGAGCCAATGGTGCCGGGAAATCTACTTTCCTTAAAATATTATCGGGCGAAATTGAAGCGCAACAAGGTAATGTGATTATGACTCCGGGGGCGCGTTTATCCTTTTTAAATCAAAATCAGCATGCTTTTGATGAAATTGAAGTGCAAAAAACGGTAATTATGGGAAACCGTAAGTTATACGACATTATTGTGGAAAAGGAAGCCATTTATGCCAAAGCCGACTTTAGTGACAAAGATGGATTACGCGCCGCTGAACTGGAAAGTGATTTTGCCGAAATGAATGGTTGGGATGCTGAATCGGATGCTTCCGATTTATTGAGTGGCCTAGGAATAAAGGAAGAACTGCATTTTAAACTTATGAAAGAGCTAAGCGGCAGTGAGAAAGTACGCGTATTGTTAGCGCAAGCCATTTTTGGAAACCCCGATGTTCTTTTGCTGGATGAGCCTACCAATAACTTGGATGTAGAAACCATTTTATGGCTAGAGAATTTTTTAAGTGAATTTAAGAACACCGTAATTGTAGTAAGTCACGATCGCCACTTTATTGATGCGGTGTGTACACATATTGCCGATATTGATTACAACCAAATAAGCGTGTTCACCGGAAATTACACCTTTTGGTACGAAAGCAGTCAATTGATTTTAAAACAAAAGCAGGACGCAAATAAAAAAACTGAGGATAAGAAAAAGGAGTTGGAATCCTTTGTGGCTCGTTTTAGTGCAAATGCATCCAAATCGCGACAAGCCACTTCGCGTAAAAAATTGTTGGATAAATTAGTTTTTGAGGAAATAAAACCATCTTCTCGCCGCTATCCCTATATTAACTTTAAACAAAAAACGGAAACAAGGAATCAAATATTTGAAGTTAAAAATCTCCATAAAAAAATTGATGGAGTGGAGCTTTATAAAGACTTTACATTTACTATCGAAAGTGGCGATAAAATTGCATTTATCAGCAAGGAAGCCTTTTCGGTATCAACTTTTTTTGACATCATCACAGGCGAACAAAAACAGGACAGCGGAGAATATAGATGGGGAGGTACCAGCAGCCAATCGTATTTTCCAAAAAACAATCAGCATTACTTTAATGTGGATATGAATTTGATTGATTGGTTGGCACAATACTCTGAAGAAAAAGACGAAAGTTGGATTCGAAGTTTTTTAGGTAAAATGCTTTTTTCGGGAGAAGATTCTTTAAAAAAATGTAAGGTACTAAGTGGAGGTGAAAAGGTACGTTGCCTTATTGCTAAAATGATGCTCGATAGTGCGAATACGCTAATTTTGGATCAACCTACCAATCACTTGGATTTGGAAAGCATAACTGCTTTAAATAATTCTTTGATAGATTTTAAAGGGAATATTTTATTTGCTTCACACGATCACCAGTTTACTGAAACCCTTGCCAATCGAATAATCGAAATAGCTCCTTATGGAATTATTGATAAACGAATGACTTACGACGAGTACATCACCGATGAAAAAATAAAGCAGATGCGAGAGGAATTATACGCGGTGGAAGCCTAG